Proteins from one Thermobifida alba genomic window:
- a CDS encoding NAD-dependent epimerase/dehydratase family protein produces the protein MVVAVTGAASGVGRLLVERLLTDEGSRRIARVVGIDSRRGDADGVSWHVADVCDPRLATLLTGVDVLVHTDVDRSLETPHRQRRTHNIRAAQTVLTAAAAQRVPRVVLVTSTMVYGAAPDNEVPLDETLPFQSEAEPGLVGDLVEIEELAALARRAHPGLSVTVLRPAPLVGPGMDTLLSRHFSAPRLLTVKGCAPKWQFCHVEDLASALAFVVRTETEGKGGALAVGCDGFLDHAEVEEIAQMRSFELPANLAFGATQRLHRVGITPAPASELKFLVYPCVVDCATLHEAGWRPAHDNVGALRTLLDHRSGTPALVGRTLGRKEVTITAAGAAGAAVAAIGTAVAAHHLRKRRRS, from the coding sequence TTGGTCGTCGCGGTGACGGGCGCGGCCTCCGGCGTCGGCCGTCTACTGGTGGAACGTCTGCTGACCGACGAGGGTTCCAGGAGAATCGCCCGAGTCGTCGGCATCGACTCGCGGCGGGGGGATGCCGACGGCGTCTCCTGGCACGTCGCCGACGTGTGCGACCCGCGGTTGGCGACCCTGCTGACCGGGGTCGACGTGCTCGTCCACACCGACGTCGACCGTTCGTTGGAGACTCCGCACCGGCAACGCCGTACCCACAACATCCGCGCGGCCCAGACCGTGCTGACCGCCGCGGCCGCGCAGCGGGTCCCCCGGGTGGTCCTCGTCACCAGCACCATGGTCTACGGGGCCGCCCCCGACAACGAGGTCCCGCTCGACGAGACCCTTCCGTTCCAGAGCGAGGCGGAACCCGGCCTGGTCGGCGACCTCGTCGAGATCGAGGAGCTGGCGGCCCTGGCCCGCCGGGCCCACCCGGGGCTGTCGGTCACCGTGCTGCGCCCCGCCCCGCTGGTCGGCCCCGGCATGGACACCCTGCTCAGCAGGCACTTCTCGGCGCCCCGGCTGCTCACCGTCAAGGGGTGCGCGCCGAAGTGGCAGTTCTGCCACGTCGAGGACCTGGCCAGCGCCCTGGCCTTCGTGGTGCGCACCGAGACCGAGGGCAAGGGCGGGGCGCTCGCCGTCGGCTGCGACGGCTTCCTCGACCACGCGGAGGTCGAGGAGATCGCCCAGATGCGCTCCTTCGAACTCCCCGCGAACCTGGCCTTCGGCGCCACCCAGCGACTGCACCGGGTGGGCATCACGCCTGCGCCCGCCAGCGAACTGAAGTTCCTGGTCTACCCGTGCGTGGTGGACTGCGCGACGCTGCACGAGGCGGGGTGGCGCCCCGCCCACGACAACGTCGGGGCGCTGCGGACGCTGCTGGACCACCGCTCCGGCACCCCCGCCCTGGTCGGCCGCACCCTCGGCCGCAAGGAGGTCACCATCACCGCGGCCGGGGCGGCCGGAGCGGCGGTCGCCGCGATCGGAACCGCGGTCGCAGCCCACCACCTGCGCAAACGGCGCAGGAGTTGA
- a CDS encoding molybdenum cofactor biosynthesis protein MoaE: MEAIALAEIRDTPLSVDEVLTAVAHPRAGGTAFFVGTVRDHDRGRGVTALSYSAHPTAGQRMREVMEKVVADAGEGALHRVAALHRVGDLAVGDLAVVVAAAASHREEAFAACRRLVDDIKAEVPIWKHQTFTGGDSEWVGAC, encoded by the coding sequence GTGGAAGCCATCGCACTCGCGGAGATCCGCGACACCCCGCTCTCGGTCGACGAGGTCCTCACGGCCGTCGCACACCCCCGGGCGGGAGGCACCGCGTTCTTCGTCGGGACCGTCCGCGACCACGACCGCGGTCGCGGGGTGACCGCGCTGTCCTACTCCGCCCATCCCACGGCCGGGCAGCGGATGCGCGAGGTCATGGAGAAGGTCGTGGCCGACGCCGGGGAGGGCGCCCTCCACCGGGTCGCGGCCCTGCACCGCGTCGGCGACCTCGCGGTGGGCGACCTGGCGGTCGTGGTCGCCGCCGCGGCCTCCCACCGGGAGGAGGCGTTCGCGGCCTGCCGCCGGCTCGTCGACGACATCAAGGCGGAGGTGCCCATCTGGAAGCACCAGACGTTCACCGGGGGCGACAGCGAATGGGTGGGGGCCTGCTGA
- a CDS encoding YlbL family protein: MLRRAMTLIVSAVLLVGFTLAALAVPVPYVVASPGLALNTLGELDGEQVIQIEGHPVHEHDGALSMVTVQYSGGPDARMNLFTALSAWLSPSQAVLPEEAVFPPDTSAEEVTQTQAAQMDNSQDAAVAAALNELGIAYETAATVHTVSQGHPAEGVLRPGDVIVEVDGEPVADKDEVVAAVKDRSPGDPVRLLVERDGGKEEVEVGTVESGAGEPVIGVTVETDMTFPFEVEISVGRVGGPSAGMMFALGIMDRLDPEGLTGGHRIAGTGTIDPQGNVGGVSGVQQKMVSAKREGAEYFLVAAESCDQTFESAVTGQIEVVRVETLGEAVDALEAIRAGDTDALPRC; the protein is encoded by the coding sequence ATGCTCCGTCGTGCGATGACTCTGATCGTGTCCGCGGTCCTGCTGGTCGGGTTCACGCTCGCAGCGCTGGCCGTCCCCGTCCCGTACGTGGTGGCCTCCCCCGGGCTGGCGTTGAACACGCTCGGTGAACTCGACGGGGAGCAGGTCATCCAGATCGAGGGGCACCCCGTGCACGAGCACGACGGAGCGCTGTCCATGGTCACCGTCCAGTACTCGGGCGGCCCCGACGCGCGGATGAACCTGTTCACCGCGTTGAGCGCGTGGCTGTCCCCGAGCCAGGCCGTGCTGCCGGAGGAGGCGGTGTTCCCGCCCGACACCAGCGCCGAGGAGGTCACCCAGACCCAGGCGGCCCAGATGGACAACTCCCAGGACGCGGCCGTGGCCGCGGCGCTCAACGAGCTGGGGATCGCCTACGAGACCGCCGCGACGGTGCACACGGTCAGCCAGGGCCACCCGGCCGAGGGGGTCCTGCGCCCGGGCGACGTCATCGTGGAGGTCGACGGCGAGCCCGTCGCCGACAAGGACGAGGTGGTGGCGGCGGTCAAGGACCGCTCCCCCGGAGACCCGGTCCGCCTCCTCGTCGAACGCGACGGCGGGAAGGAGGAGGTCGAGGTCGGCACCGTCGAGTCCGGCGCCGGGGAGCCGGTGATCGGTGTCACGGTCGAGACCGACATGACCTTCCCCTTCGAGGTCGAGATCAGCGTCGGCCGGGTCGGCGGCCCCAGCGCGGGGATGATGTTCGCGCTGGGGATCATGGACCGGCTCGACCCCGAGGGGCTCACCGGGGGGCACCGGATCGCCGGCACCGGGACGATCGATCCCCAGGGCAACGTGGGCGGGGTCAGCGGGGTCCAGCAGAAGATGGTCAGCGCCAAACGCGAGGGCGCCGAGTACTTCCTGGTCGCCGCGGAGAGCTGCGACCAGACCTTCGAGTCCGCGGTCACCGGCCAGATCGAGGTGGTCCGGGTGGAGACGCTCGGCGAGGCCGTGGACGCGCTGGAGGCCATCCGCGCGGGCGACACCGACGCGCTCCCCCGCTGCTGA
- a CDS encoding PPA1309 family protein, whose amino-acid sequence MSFNIREAVLSLERHASEQGWDQPIRMYALVPTADLVAREPHLAEMLGLPGEADPGDLTPVEQEPLPGDVPLEEVLGRIMWPEAVAGCALVMERLVVRGSDETLDPPREGDAAAWAREQPGAEEVRMVAGVLRDGGRYSALRMRAHDSADQVLNGEDLIPGLTAALALTFEED is encoded by the coding sequence GTGTCCTTCAACATTCGCGAAGCCGTGCTGAGCCTGGAACGCCACGCGTCCGAGCAGGGATGGGACCAGCCCATCCGGATGTACGCGCTGGTGCCGACCGCCGACCTGGTGGCGCGGGAGCCCCACCTCGCCGAGATGCTGGGCCTCCCCGGGGAGGCGGACCCCGGCGACCTGACCCCGGTGGAGCAGGAGCCGCTGCCCGGCGACGTGCCGCTGGAGGAGGTCCTGGGCAGGATCATGTGGCCCGAGGCGGTGGCGGGCTGCGCGCTGGTGATGGAGCGGCTGGTCGTCCGGGGGTCGGACGAGACCCTGGACCCGCCCCGGGAGGGCGACGCCGCGGCCTGGGCCAGGGAGCAGCCGGGGGCCGAGGAGGTCCGCATGGTGGCGGGTGTGCTCCGGGACGGCGGCCGGTACTCGGCCCTCCGGATGCGCGCCCACGACTCCGCGGACCAGGTGCTCAACGGGGAGGACCTGATCCCCGGCCTGACCGCGGCGCTGGCCCTGACCTTCGAGGAGGACTGA
- a CDS encoding UPF0182 family protein: MPRRSRLLAPVGAAVVVIIAGIMFAANFWTEYRWFDSVGYTTVFWTELRTRALLFVGGALLMALAVGLSVYFAYRTRPAYRPFSLEQQGLDRYRSSIDPHRKVFFWGLVGGLALLTGASATAEWQTYLQFANSTDFGSQDAQFGWDISFYTFVYPFLQVLLGYLYTAVVIAFIAGVVVHYLYGGVRLQSQGQRVTPAARVHLSVLLGVFVLLRAADYWLEQYGLVFSTRGYTFGASYTDVNAVLYAKIILFIIALVCAVLFFANIYFKNAMVPLVSLGLLLLSAVLIGGVYPAIVQQVTVSPNEQRLENPYIQRNIEATRSAYGVDDIEVIDYDAQTELTTSELAAEAETIPSVRLVDPAVVSQTFQQLQQVRGFYQFPQVLEVDRYTTSEGETVDTIVAARELDGPPSQEDRWLTRHLVYTHGFGMVAAAGNQVDSEGRPVFLEYNIPPTGELSQTGEGYEPRIYFGREGADYVIVNAEAEYDYPVDSEAPEVPTTEDAVTPTPSPSPEADEARAPADGQEEQPAQEQAGEEEQPSPEAEQPGSSEQPGGGSGQANNYYDGAGGVQLSSFFDKLMYAVKYQEVNILLNNAISNESQIIYVRDPAERVEKVAPFLTVDGKAYPAVVDGKIVWIVDAYTTSDRYPYSTPIDLAQATTDTFTENTTAVNALPGNQVNYIRNSVKATVDAYDGTVTLYGWDETDPVLQTWSKAFPGVVTDRGEISDTLLSHLRYPDDLYKVQRKILERYHITNADAFYGGQDFWTVPNDPKPQAGENPEPPYRQTIRFPGDEAPMYSLTSTFVPRGRENLAAFMAVNSDATSEGYGQLRVLELPRSTAVQGPGQIQNTFQSSAEVREVLLPLEQSSAQVTYGNLLTLPFAGGLLYVEPLYVQAGGSDASYPLLQQVLVGFGDQVAIGSNLQEALNNLFDGGEAPLEEPTTEEGTAEEGEQAPADGDLAQALEDAAAAYEDGQTALREGDFAAYGEANERLKEALDRAEAAAGDGGGGE, from the coding sequence ATGCCCCGACGGTCCCGGTTGCTCGCGCCGGTCGGCGCGGCCGTGGTCGTCATCATCGCGGGCATCATGTTCGCCGCGAATTTCTGGACCGAGTACCGGTGGTTCGACTCGGTCGGCTACACCACGGTCTTCTGGACGGAGTTGCGCACCCGGGCGCTGCTCTTCGTCGGGGGAGCGCTGCTGATGGCCCTCGCCGTCGGCCTCAGCGTCTACTTCGCCTACCGGACCAGACCCGCCTACCGGCCGTTCAGCCTGGAACAGCAGGGGCTGGACCGCTACCGGTCCTCCATCGACCCCCACCGCAAGGTCTTCTTCTGGGGGCTCGTCGGCGGCCTCGCGCTGCTCACCGGGGCCTCCGCGACCGCCGAGTGGCAGACCTACCTGCAGTTCGCCAACTCCACCGACTTCGGCTCCCAGGACGCCCAGTTCGGGTGGGACATCTCGTTCTACACGTTCGTCTACCCGTTCCTCCAGGTGCTCCTCGGCTACCTGTACACCGCCGTGGTCATCGCGTTCATCGCCGGTGTGGTGGTGCACTACCTGTACGGCGGGGTGCGACTGCAGTCGCAGGGGCAGCGCGTCACCCCGGCGGCCCGCGTGCACCTGTCCGTCCTGCTGGGCGTCTTCGTGCTGCTGCGGGCCGCCGACTACTGGCTGGAGCAGTACGGCCTGGTCTTCTCCACTCGCGGCTACACCTTCGGTGCCTCCTACACCGACGTCAACGCGGTCCTGTACGCCAAGATCATCCTGTTCATCATCGCGCTGGTGTGCGCGGTGCTGTTCTTCGCCAACATCTACTTCAAGAACGCCATGGTGCCGCTGGTCAGCCTGGGGCTGCTGCTCCTCTCCGCGGTGCTGATCGGCGGCGTCTACCCGGCGATCGTCCAGCAGGTCACGGTCTCCCCCAACGAGCAGCGGCTGGAGAACCCCTACATCCAGCGCAACATCGAGGCCACCCGGAGCGCGTACGGCGTCGACGACATCGAGGTGATCGACTACGACGCGCAGACCGAGCTGACCACCTCCGAACTGGCCGCGGAGGCCGAGACCATCCCCAGCGTGCGCCTGGTGGACCCGGCCGTGGTCTCCCAGACCTTCCAGCAGCTCCAGCAGGTCCGCGGCTTCTACCAGTTCCCGCAGGTCCTGGAGGTCGACCGCTACACCACCTCGGAGGGCGAGACGGTCGACACCATCGTGGCCGCCCGTGAGCTCGACGGCCCGCCCAGCCAGGAGGACCGGTGGCTGACCCGGCACCTGGTCTACACCCACGGCTTCGGCATGGTCGCCGCCGCGGGCAACCAGGTGGACTCCGAGGGCCGCCCGGTGTTCCTGGAGTACAACATCCCGCCCACCGGTGAGCTGTCCCAGACCGGGGAGGGCTACGAGCCGCGCATCTACTTCGGCCGCGAGGGCGCCGACTACGTGATCGTCAACGCCGAGGCCGAGTACGACTACCCGGTCGACTCCGAGGCGCCGGAGGTCCCCACGACCGAGGACGCGGTCACCCCGACGCCGTCCCCCTCGCCCGAGGCCGACGAGGCCAGGGCGCCCGCCGACGGCCAGGAGGAGCAGCCCGCGCAGGAGCAGGCGGGTGAGGAGGAGCAGCCGAGCCCCGAAGCGGAGCAGCCCGGCTCCTCCGAGCAGCCCGGCGGGGGCAGCGGGCAGGCCAACAACTACTACGACGGCGCGGGCGGCGTACAGCTGAGCAGCTTCTTCGACAAGCTCATGTACGCGGTGAAGTACCAGGAAGTCAACATCCTGCTCAACAACGCGATCAGCAACGAGTCGCAGATCATCTACGTCCGCGACCCCGCCGAGCGCGTCGAGAAGGTGGCTCCCTTCCTCACCGTGGACGGCAAGGCGTACCCGGCGGTGGTGGACGGCAAGATCGTGTGGATCGTGGACGCCTACACCACCTCCGACCGGTACCCGTACTCCACCCCGATCGACCTGGCCCAGGCCACCACGGACACCTTCACCGAGAACACCACGGCGGTCAACGCGCTGCCGGGCAACCAGGTGAACTACATCCGCAACTCGGTCAAGGCCACCGTCGACGCCTACGACGGCACCGTGACCCTGTACGGCTGGGACGAGACGGACCCGGTCCTGCAGACCTGGTCCAAGGCGTTCCCCGGAGTCGTCACCGACCGGGGTGAGATCAGCGACACCCTGCTGTCGCACCTGCGCTACCCGGACGACCTGTACAAGGTGCAGCGCAAGATCCTGGAGCGCTACCACATCACCAACGCCGACGCCTTCTACGGCGGGCAGGACTTCTGGACCGTTCCGAACGACCCGAAGCCCCAGGCCGGGGAGAACCCGGAGCCGCCCTACCGCCAGACCATCCGCTTCCCCGGCGACGAGGCGCCCATGTACTCGCTGACCTCGACCTTCGTTCCGCGGGGCAGGGAGAACCTGGCGGCGTTCATGGCGGTCAACAGCGACGCCACCTCCGAGGGCTACGGCCAGCTGCGCGTCCTGGAGCTGCCGCGGAGCACCGCGGTCCAGGGGCCGGGGCAGATCCAGAACACCTTCCAGTCCTCGGCGGAGGTCCGTGAGGTGCTGCTCCCCCTGGAGCAGAGTTCCGCCCAGGTCACCTACGGGAACCTGCTCACCCTGCCGTTCGCGGGCGGCCTGCTCTACGTCGAACCGCTCTACGTGCAGGCCGGCGGCAGCGATGCCTCCTACCCGCTGCTGCAGCAGGTCCTCGTGGGCTTCGGAGACCAGGTCGCCATCGGCAGCAACCTCCAGGAGGCGCTGAACAACCTCTTCGACGGGGGAGAGGCGCCGCTGGAGGAGCCCACGACCGAGGAGGGGACCGCCGAGGAGGGCGAGCAGGCTCCGGCCGACGGCGACCTCGCCCAGGCCCTGGAGGACGCCGCCGCGGCGTACGAGGACGGCCAGACCGCGCTGCGCGAAGGCGACTTCGCGGCCTACGGCGAGGCCAACGAACGGCTGAAGGAGGCGCTGGACCGCGCCGAGGCGGCAGCCGGAGACGGAGGAGGGGGCGAGTAG
- a CDS encoding DUF4383 domain-containing protein, whose product MSVPGANRGFSAFDSPVQKAALAFSAVFLLIGVLGFIPGITTNYDQMQFAGHHSEAMLLGLFQVSVLHNIVHLLFGVVGLALARSFNGARGFLIGGGLVYLVLWLYGLVVGEESAANFVPLNNADDWLHLLLAIGMLALGFYLGRRSVGAGPKRTPAAPRM is encoded by the coding sequence ATGTCAGTTCCCGGAGCAAACCGTGGCTTCTCGGCCTTCGACTCCCCGGTCCAGAAGGCGGCGCTCGCGTTCAGCGCGGTCTTCCTCCTGATCGGTGTCCTGGGGTTCATCCCCGGCATCACCACCAACTACGACCAGATGCAGTTCGCCGGACACCACTCCGAGGCGATGCTGCTGGGACTGTTCCAGGTGTCGGTGCTGCACAACATCGTCCACCTGTTGTTCGGGGTCGTCGGCCTGGCCCTGGCCAGGTCCTTCAACGGGGCCCGGGGCTTCCTGATCGGCGGCGGCCTGGTCTACCTGGTGCTGTGGCTGTACGGCCTGGTCGTCGGCGAGGAATCGGCGGCGAACTTCGTGCCGCTGAACAACGCGGACGACTGGCTGCACCTCCTGCTGGCCATCGGCATGCTCGCCCTGGGGTTCTACCTGGGACGGCGTTCCGTGGGCGCAGGACCGAAGCGCACCCCGGCGGCTCCGCGCATGTAG
- a CDS encoding ABC transporter ATP-binding protein, whose amino-acid sequence MDDLFAFEEPEVPSGPLLRLHDLRRSFTVSGTTIDVLKGCSLEVARGEVVAVVGQSGSGKSTLLNIIGLLDSADSGEHLFDGVDVSRLREGQRARLRNERIGFVFQQFHLLERRSALANVSVPLVLAGVPLVRRRALARQLLESVGLGERLSSQPHQLSGGEQQRVALARALSLNPALILADEPTGALDRDSSTMIMDQLLGQARSRDTAVIVVTHDPEVAARADRTVTIVDGVIR is encoded by the coding sequence GTGGACGATCTCTTCGCCTTCGAGGAGCCGGAGGTTCCGTCCGGCCCCCTGTTGCGCCTGCACGACCTGCGGCGCAGTTTCACGGTCTCGGGGACCACGATCGACGTTCTCAAGGGATGCTCTCTGGAGGTCGCCCGGGGCGAGGTCGTGGCCGTGGTCGGACAGTCCGGGTCGGGCAAGTCCACGCTGCTCAACATCATCGGGCTGCTGGACAGCGCGGATTCGGGAGAGCACCTGTTCGACGGTGTCGACGTGTCCCGGCTGCGTGAGGGGCAGCGGGCCCGGCTGCGCAACGAGCGGATCGGTTTCGTGTTCCAGCAGTTCCACCTGCTGGAGCGGCGCAGCGCACTGGCCAACGTGAGCGTCCCCCTGGTGCTGGCGGGGGTGCCGCTGGTCCGGCGCCGTGCGCTCGCCCGGCAGCTGCTGGAGTCGGTCGGACTGGGGGAGCGCCTCTCCTCCCAGCCGCACCAGCTGTCCGGCGGTGAGCAGCAGCGGGTGGCGCTGGCCCGGGCGTTGAGTCTGAACCCCGCGCTGATCCTCGCCGACGAGCCCACGGGCGCCCTGGACCGGGACAGCAGCACGATGATCATGGACCAGTTGCTCGGCCAGGCCCGTTCCCGCGACACCGCTGTGATCGTGGTGACCCATGATCCGGAGGTGGCCGCCCGTGCCGACCGGACCGTCACCATCGTCGACGGGGTCATCCGCTAG
- a CDS encoding peptidase M23 — translation MKKWITLGLTVAVLLGGLGFGGYVLFSSVVPPPEPDPPGTEPLTEGQPVEVRRADIESRIVLDATIVAEPGVAVKVRTAGTVARVWLADGQRVERGAPVVTLTVPAADGEAAGAEDSGVAPTTETVVRAPASGTLSGLGDLAVGDPVDPGEIAQITEDEFRAVASIAPNDVYRFYEEPEEILLQIDRGPAPEACEFLSLEAGGTVAEDSGDGGPGGGSAGALELACRVPDGLRVFPGVRGQLSVVTGQARNALVIPLTAVRGSVDEGEVLLVSEDGSTQVREVALGISDGEDVEVLSGLSLGDRVVDPIPLVEEFDVPTFPGAEEYGEPDLWTSEE, via the coding sequence GTGAAGAAGTGGATCACTCTCGGCCTGACCGTGGCCGTGCTCCTGGGCGGTCTGGGATTCGGCGGCTACGTGCTGTTCTCCTCGGTCGTCCCCCCGCCCGAGCCGGATCCCCCCGGAACCGAGCCCCTCACCGAGGGGCAGCCGGTCGAGGTACGGCGCGCGGACATCGAGTCCCGCATCGTGCTGGACGCCACGATCGTCGCGGAGCCCGGGGTCGCGGTGAAGGTCCGGACGGCGGGAACCGTGGCCCGCGTGTGGCTGGCCGACGGGCAGCGGGTCGAGCGGGGCGCCCCTGTCGTGACTCTCACCGTGCCGGCCGCGGACGGGGAGGCGGCCGGTGCGGAGGATTCCGGGGTCGCCCCCACCACCGAGACGGTCGTTCGGGCCCCCGCCAGCGGGACCCTCTCCGGGCTGGGCGACCTCGCGGTCGGCGACCCGGTGGACCCCGGGGAGATCGCACAGATCACCGAGGACGAGTTCCGCGCGGTGGCCTCGATCGCCCCCAACGACGTCTACCGGTTCTACGAGGAGCCCGAGGAGATCCTGCTGCAGATCGACCGGGGTCCGGCTCCCGAGGCCTGCGAGTTCCTCTCGCTGGAGGCGGGCGGCACCGTTGCGGAGGACTCCGGGGACGGCGGGCCGGGCGGCGGTTCGGCGGGGGCGCTCGAACTGGCCTGCCGGGTCCCCGACGGGCTGCGGGTGTTCCCCGGCGTGCGGGGCCAGCTGTCGGTCGTGACCGGTCAGGCGAGGAACGCGCTGGTCATTCCCCTGACGGCGGTACGGGGGTCGGTGGACGAGGGCGAGGTCCTCCTCGTCTCCGAGGACGGGTCGACCCAGGTCCGCGAGGTCGCGTTGGGCATCTCCGACGGGGAGGACGTCGAGGTGCTCTCCGGGTTGAGCCTCGGCGACCGGGTGGTGGACCCGATTCCGCTGGTCGAGGAGTTCGACGTGCCGACCTTTCCCGGCGCCGAGGAGTACGGGGAGCCGGACCTCTGGACGTCGGAGGAGTGA
- a CDS encoding ABC transporter permease, which produces MLRSITAGLVLAFAGSRANVARTILSCAGIVIGIGALITVVTVGDVGERYARAYSEAVAGRAATLQVDLMVRPGNLEAFEADLLRAGGSAVSLDTWLGGPLIRSAGTTVPEASITAVDASLSDIRRLEMVRGRWFAEQDRASLVPMLVVNEELADILGDGTDVQIGSRRWLDARVVGVVESNAFSSYPQAYLLRAPASAELLSSSEEDMQSYSVLLPPDDADPEAFLARLESAAWRWDLPASSVREAVSVWRSDDAAEVQEILDYLSLGLLGVASITLLTGLLGVLNVGLVTVRERRRELATYRALGASSLTLFVAVVTEAVVVSVVAGAIALALCLAGAWGVDLLASPYLPSDVSVSVPPEAALVGLSGAAFVGLLAGVIPAWRALRASVVAGLRE; this is translated from the coding sequence GTGCTGCGCTCCATCACCGCCGGGCTGGTACTGGCTTTCGCCGGCTCCCGCGCCAACGTGGCCCGCACGATCCTGTCCTGCGCCGGGATCGTCATCGGCATCGGCGCCCTGATCACCGTGGTGACGGTCGGCGACGTCGGCGAACGCTACGCGCGGGCCTACAGCGAAGCCGTCGCCGGCCGGGCCGCCACGCTCCAGGTGGATCTCATGGTCCGCCCCGGGAACCTGGAGGCGTTCGAGGCGGACCTGCTGCGCGCCGGGGGCAGCGCGGTGTCGCTGGACACCTGGCTGGGCGGTCCACTGATCCGCAGCGCCGGCACGACCGTGCCGGAGGCCTCGATCACCGCCGTCGACGCCTCGCTGAGCGACATCCGCAGGCTGGAGATGGTGCGGGGGCGCTGGTTCGCCGAGCAGGACCGGGCGTCCCTCGTCCCGATGCTGGTGGTCAACGAGGAGCTGGCCGACATCCTGGGGGACGGGACCGACGTGCAGATCGGCTCCCGGCGCTGGCTGGACGCCCGCGTGGTCGGGGTGGTGGAGTCGAACGCCTTCTCCTCCTACCCTCAGGCCTACCTGCTCCGCGCGCCCGCCTCCGCGGAGCTGCTGTCCTCCTCCGAGGAGGACATGCAGTCCTACAGCGTCCTGCTCCCGCCGGACGACGCCGACCCCGAGGCCTTCCTGGCGCGTCTGGAATCGGCCGCATGGCGCTGGGACCTGCCGGCGTCGAGCGTCCGCGAGGCGGTGTCGGTCTGGCGCTCCGACGACGCCGCGGAGGTCCAGGAGATACTCGACTACCTGTCGCTGGGACTGCTGGGAGTGGCTTCCATCACCCTGTTGACCGGGCTGTTGGGGGTTCTCAACGTCGGCCTGGTCACGGTCCGCGAACGCCGTCGGGAGCTCGCGACCTACCGGGCGCTGGGCGCCAGTTCGCTGACCCTGTTCGTCGCGGTCGTCACCGAGGCCGTCGTCGTCTCGGTGGTGGCCGGGGCGATCGCGCTCGCCCTGTGTCTCGCGGGTGCGTGGGGCGTCGACCTCCTCGCCTCCCCGTACCTGCCCTCTGACGTGTCGGTCTCCGTACCGCCCGAAGCGGCCCTGGTGGGCCTGTCCGGAGCGGCGTTCGTCGGCCTGCTGGCCGGAGTCATCCCCGCCTGGCGTGCGCTGCGCGCGTCCGTGGTGGCCGGGCTGCGGGAATAG
- the hisN gene encoding histidinol-phosphatase, with translation MAAFDDDLRLAHVLADAADDLSLRHFRSLDLKVDTKPDLTPVTEADRAVEETLRSVLSRARPRDAVVGEEYGRTGHSARCWVLDPIDGTKNYVRGVPVWATLIALLEGNQPVVGVVSAPALNRRWWASKGGGAWTGRSLTKATRCQVSAVSRLEDASLSFSSLTGWEEQGRLDYFLDLTRSVWRTRAYGDFWSHVMVAEGAVDLSMEPELSLWDAAPLPLILEEAGGRATDLRGGPFTDGGPLVCSNGVLHDAVLTQLNGGPTPLRPV, from the coding sequence ATGGCGGCCTTTGATGATGACCTGCGTCTCGCCCACGTCCTCGCCGACGCGGCGGACGACCTCTCGCTCCGGCACTTCCGCTCCCTCGACCTGAAGGTCGACACCAAACCCGACCTGACCCCGGTGACCGAAGCCGACCGGGCCGTCGAGGAGACCCTGCGTTCGGTCCTCTCCCGTGCCCGTCCCCGGGACGCGGTGGTCGGCGAGGAGTACGGCAGAACCGGACACAGCGCCCGCTGCTGGGTGCTGGACCCGATCGACGGCACCAAGAACTACGTGCGCGGGGTCCCCGTGTGGGCGACGCTGATCGCGCTGCTGGAGGGCAACCAGCCCGTGGTGGGCGTGGTGTCGGCGCCCGCCCTGAACCGCCGCTGGTGGGCCTCGAAGGGCGGCGGCGCCTGGACCGGCCGCAGCCTCACCAAGGCCACCCGCTGCCAGGTGTCCGCGGTCTCCCGCCTGGAGGACGCGTCGCTGTCGTTCTCCTCGCTGACCGGCTGGGAGGAGCAGGGGCGCCTGGACTACTTCCTGGACCTGACCCGGTCGGTGTGGCGCACCCGCGCCTACGGCGACTTCTGGTCGCACGTGATGGTCGCCGAGGGCGCCGTGGACCTGTCCATGGAGCCGGAGCTGTCGCTGTGGGACGCCGCCCCCCTCCCGCTCATCCTGGAGGAGGCGGGCGGCCGGGCGACGGACCTGCGCGGCGGTCCGTTCACCGACGGAGGGCCACTGGTGTGCAGCAACGGAGTGCTGCACGACGCCGTGCTGACCCAGCTCAACGGCGGCCCCACCCCGCTGCGGCCGGTCTGA